Below is a window of Salvelinus namaycush isolate Seneca unplaced genomic scaffold, SaNama_1.0 Scaffold1167, whole genome shotgun sequence DNA.
CCTTCAGTCTTTAGTGTGGCTGTACTGCAATCCTGGGGCCCTTCAGTCTTTAATGTGGCTGTACTGCGATCCTGAGACCCTTCAGTCTTTAACGTGGCTGTACTACGGTCCTGAGGCCCTTCAGTCTTTAGTGAAGCTGTACTGCGATCCTGAGGCCCTTCAGTCTTTACGTGGCTGTACTGTGATCCTGAGGCCCTTCAGTCTTTACGTGGCTGTACTGTGGTCCTGAGaccctccccctgtctctcctcctggCGTCCCCCCATCACTCTCAGGGGGGAGAAACTATGGCTCTTATCCAAGGAAAGGAAATAAAGTCGAGTAAATATTGTGTAGCTCATCCAGCATTGTTGTACTGCTCTCCTCTCATTTCCTGTTTCTCCAACTGTGCACAACTAAATCTCCAAATGCAAAACTTCATTTTCTAACCTCTTATTCCACAGAACACATCtctagtagaggaggaggagtttacagggaagaggaggaagagaaggagttTACAGGGAagatgaggaagaagaggaggagtttacagggaagaggaggaagaggtggaggagtttacagggaagaggaggatgagttTACAGGGAAgggtaagaagaggaggaggagtttacagggaagaggaggatgaggaggaagaagaggagggggagtttacagggaagaggaggatgaggaggaggagtttaCAGGgaaggggaggatgaggaggaggagtttacagggaaaggaggatgaggaggaagaggaggaggagtttacagggaagaggaggatgaggaggaggagtttaCAGGGAAGAGGAGCTCTGACTGTAGTGCCGTAGCATCAGTCTGTCATATTTCCCCGGGGGGCAGGGCTCACCCAGGGCAGACTCTGAGGCCAGGGAGGGGGGCGTGGCGCCAGGCGACTCCAGGGAGGAGTCTCTAAACGGTGACGGAGGGGCCAGAGCAGCCAGCTCCTCCAGCAGCTCTGTGGTTCTCACCGCCGCCGTACCACACACCCCGCCCCCAGGACCATAGACCACACCGACCGACCCGCCCACCCGGGGGTTGCCATGGTTAGAGGCGGCGATGGCTGCTACTTCAGCGTAGGCGGTGACTGTGGTATTTGGCTGTCTGGTGCGGGGTAGGATGTAGGGAGGGGGGCATGGGGCGGGGGTGAGGCCTGGACCCGGAGGAAGGGGGTCAGCACCCTCCGGTGGCGACCCAgggagcatcatgttgttgaGCTGGCTGATGTTGGCAGTGAAACGGTTCACCACACAACTAATCTGATCCATGATGGTGGAACCCTGGGGCTGACTGCCCACCGTGCCCACACCAATACCCCTGTCACCTATGCCACCAACACCTATACCCATGTCTAAATCACCCACACCAGTATTACCAATACTGCCAACCCCACCAATATCACCTATGCCCCCCATACCTACACCCCTACCACCACAACCAATATTACCACCTCCCATCCTGCCCACCCCGCCACACGCCCTTGTCTGAGGCCTCTCTGTCATGTAGGATGGCAGAGCCCTGACCTCTTCTCCGTCCTGGGACCCCTGAGGCCCCCGGGGGGGACATGGGTGGTAGGTTCCAGCGTGAGGCGAGGAAGGGCAGGGAAGGAAGCCTCCCACCCTTTGGCTGACGGTGGGCAGGGTTAGTcgggagggtgaggagggacaggggaggaagccTCCCACCCTTTGGCTGACGGTGGGCAGGGTTAGTGGGGAGGGCGAGGAGGGACAGCGGCGGTATGCTCCAACATGAGGCGAGGGAGGGCAGGGGTAGGTTCCAGGTGGGTAATGCTGTGCCCCCTGAGGTTCATCATAGACCCCCCTGTCCCCAAGTTGGGGCGTGGCGGGGGGGGCGAGGTCAGGGGTGCCCGCCCCCTTAGAGAAGGGCTTAATGATGGCTGTCTGGTtgacctcctccttcttcttgaTGTGGATGGACATCCTCTTCCACAGGTTGGGTCTGTAGCCGCTGCGCTCATTCTGAGACCACGACACTGACTTACCGTTGGAGCTGGGAGGGGGATGACATAATACAACAGGGTTAAATAACTAACTGatctctaacccctgacccctaaccttaCTGACTTACCGTTGGAGCTGGATGTCATAATACAACAGGGTTTTATatttgacctctaacccctgacctctaaccctgaaCCCTGACCTCTTCGCCGTGCTGACTTCTTGTTGGAGCTGCAGGGTGAACTGAGATGGTAGTGTCTGTATGCATCTTGaaagcaatttaaaaaaaaaaatgttttactctgacctctaacccctaaatcCTAACTGACTTGAGTACCTGATatactctgacctctaacccctaaatcCTAACTGACTCCAGTACCTGATatactctgacctctaacccctaaatcCTAACTGACTCCAGTACCTGATatactctgacctctaaccccctAAATACTGACTCCAGTACCTGATatactctgacctctaaccccctAAATCCTAACTGACTCCAGTACCTGATatactctgacctctaacccctaaatcCTAACTGACTCCAGTACCTGATatactctgacctctaacccctaaatcCTAACTGACTCCAGTACCTAATagactctgacctctaaccccctAAATCCTAACTGACTCCAGTACCTGATatactctgacctctaacccctaaatcCTGACTGACTTCAGTACCTGATatactctgacctctaacccctaaatcCTAACTGACTTCAGTACCTGATatactctgacctctaacccctaaatcCTGACTGACTCCAGTACCTGATatactctgacctctaacccctaaatcCTAACTGACTCCAGTACCTGATatactctgacctctaacccctaaatcCTAACTGACTCCAGTACCTGATatactctgacctctaacccctaaatcCTAACTGACTCCAGTACCTGATatactctgacctctaacccctaaatcCTGACTGACTCCAGTACCTGATataccctgacctctaaccccctAAATACTGACTCCAGTACCTGCTatactctgacctctaacccctcaATCCTAACTGACTCCAGTACCTGATatactctgacctctaacccctaaatcCTGACTGACTCCAGTACCTGCTatactctgacctctaacccctaaatcCTAACTGACTCCAGTACCTGATatactctgacctctaacccctaaatcCTGACTCCAGTACCTGATatactctgacctctaacccctaaatcCTAACTGACTTCAGTACCTGACACAGTCCCGGCCCAGATCCAGATGTCATCTGAACAGGCCCGCCATGCGCTTTGACTCGGCTACTAAACCTCTAACCCCTTGACCCCTTACAGTACCTGAGATTTTCTTCAGAGCCCTTCCTTCTGAAGAGTCCAGCCATGGTCTTGGGTTTGGCAGCGTTAGCGGCGGTCTTGGCATCCCCTACATGCATGCGGACCTGGGTGGAGGTGGTGAAGGCACTCCGTACGTTCTTCTCTGGCTTTGCCAGCATG
It encodes the following:
- the LOC120035953 gene encoding metabotropic glutamate receptor 5-like yields the protein VIRKGEVSCCWTCTPCKDNEFVFDEYTCRACDLGAWPTDDLTGCEPIPVQYVRWGDPEPIAAVVFACLGLMATLFVTSIFIRFYDTPVVKSSSRELCYIILAGICLGYLCTFSLIAKPHAAHCYLQRLGIGLSPAMSYSALVTKTNRIARILAGSKKKICTKKPRFMSACAQLVIASLLILLQLGIIVALFIMEPPQVIYDYPSISEVHLICNLTTVGVVTPLGYNGLLILSCTFYAFKTRNVPANFNEAKYIAFTMYTTCIIWLAFVPIYFGSNYKIITMCFSVSLSATVALGCMFAPKVYIMLAKPEKNVRSAFTTSTQVRMHVGDAKTAANAAKPKTMAGLFRRKGSEENLSSNGKSVSWSQNERSGYRPNLWKRMSIHIKKKEEVNQTAIIKPFSKGAGTPDLAPPATPQLGDRGVYDEPQGAQHYPPGTYPCPPSPHVGAYRRCPSSPSPLTLPTVSQRVGGFLPCPSSPSRLTLPTVSQRVGGFLPCPSSPHAGTYHPCPPRGPQGSQDGEEVRALPSYMTERPQTRACGGVGRMGGGNIGCGGRGVGMGGIGDIGGVGSIGNTGVGDLDMGIGVGGIGDRGIGVGTVGSQPQGSTIMDQISCVVNRFTANISQLNNMMLPGSPPEGADPLPPGPGLTPAPCPPPYILPRTRQPNTTVTAYAEVAAIAASNHGNPRVGGSVGVVYGPGGGVCGTAAVRTTELLEELAALAPPSPFRDSSLESPGATPPSLASESALGEPCPPGKYDRLMLRHYSQSSSSL